The uncultured Methanobrevibacter sp. genomic sequence CGTATTCACCATCAGGTATGTGCAATATCACATCATAGAAATCAAATACGTTTTTGCTGAATTGAATATCTCCAGCATTGTATATGTTTGCAAACTCGTCCGCAGCGTTAATTCCAAAGATGGATTCTGTAAGTTTTAAAGTTTTGTTGTTATATATAGCTCCACCTTTGCCGTTTGCGGTATTGGCAACGAATGTTGAATTATTAACGATAGCAATATTATTATTGTAAATAGCACCACCGTCATTTTCTGCATAGTCTCCTGTGAATGTTGAATTAAAGACTTCTAATTCATTTTCATTGTATATTGCTCCACCGTATCCGTTTGCAGTGTTGTCTTCAAAAGTGGAGTTGATAACTTGTAATATTCCTGTACTGTAAACTGCTCCACCATTAATACCTTCATTTTCACGGAAAACACTGTCTTTAATATTTAATGAGCCAGAGCTGTATATTGCACCACCATTTCCATAATTAATGTTTTCTGTGAAATTAGTGGAGATAACGTCTGCATTTCCATTGTTGAATATTACGGAATTAGCATTAATGATATTTCCTGCAAATACGGTTGAATCAACGGATAATTCTCCTTCATTTAAAACAATTGCATTGTTGATTACATTGTCGGAAAATTCACAGCCAGATATGTTTAAGAAACCAGCATTGTATATGATTGCTTCGGTTTCAAAATCAGTGAAAATACAGTTTTTAAATGTTAAATTACCGTTATTTTCAAATGCCGCATTGGTTTTTATGCTTCCATCAGTAAAGTTTATGCCTTCAAACACAACATTGCATCCTTCAGCCACTGTAAAGAACCAGTTTGTACTGTTTCCATCGAAAATAACAATACGGTCTCTGAAATTTTTAAGAGTGAAGGATTTTCTGATTTCAATTTCCATATTCTCTTCAATATGGTAATTATGATTTGCATAAATAATGCCATTTTCCGCAACAGCATCAATAGCATCGGTTAAGTTTTCATACACTTCATCCTCTGATATGATGAAATTTGCATTTATCATTTCAAATTTATATCCAAAGAGATATGTATTGAAGTTATGGTCATTCATTAGTCCTACGGTATAGTTACCTCCCAATACTTCTTCAAAAGTGATGTAGAAATTGAAGGATCCGTTATTGTACATTGTGTATAGAGGGGCTTGATCGAAGTACATTAAAATCACTGAATCAAATGAATCTGTGGCTGTACCGTTAATTGTGACTGTCTGGTTGATTTTATCAATAATAACGTTGTATATTTCACCAGTACCATTGAAAACACAATATTGGGCAGTTATTTCCTCAATTTCAGGGCCTGCAAAGTAATTCATCTTACGGTTTTCCCCTTCTCCCTGGAAGTTATCTAAAAATGTACAGAATCCAAATGTTGCTGATGAATATTGTTCGAGATCGGCCTCAATATAGATTGCTCCACCTTCTTCACCTGCAAAATTGTCTATAAATGTACAGTTTAGTGCAATGAGGGTTGCATCCTGGTCTGAATTCATTGAACCAATGCATATTGCTCCACCGTAATCCTCAGCAGTGTTATTGTAGAAATTACAGTTGGTCATGGTCAAGGTACCTGCAACCAGTTCAATAGCTCCACCTTCACTGTTGTATCCATTGATTACTGTAATGTTTTCAAGTGTAATGGTAGGACCTTCTGTATTATATGGAACTGGAATAGGAGGAACTGTCTCAATCCACTCTACTTCAGTATCATATGTTAAATGTAGGAAGTAATCTTCTCCTTCACAGTCGAAAATAACCTCTTCATCTCCATAAGCTCTGATTGTTATTTCCAATTCTCCTTCAATATCAATTCCGCAGAATCCATATCCCTTATATGTTCCGCCTCTAACTGTAATGATACCACCAAACAGTGAAGCTTCGTCGATTGCCTCTTCCAGAGTGTCGAAATATTGAGGGTCATCGTCATCTTCATCCTCTTGGTAGATGAAGTTGCCAGTTTCTTCATAGTCATCGAAAAGGGAATCTTCATCACGAATAATATCATTATTTGTAGCAATAAGAAGATCATTCTGGGAACTCATTTCAAGATTATTAAAGTTTTCTTCATTTATGATGATCTCATCAATTGGAGATTGACTACCTGATGATGAAGTCACAACTGATTGGCCTAAAACATTGTTGGTAGTGCCAAGTGATGCTCCATTGACTGTCAAGGTTGCCTCAACAGAACCTGACAGGTAGTTTACACGTTCCTGTGAAGTGACCTTGATTGTGTAAGTTCCAGGTGCAAATGTCTTATCCACATCAATGGACTTGCTGCCGTTGATTAATGTGATGAGTTTGTAATCACCAATTTCTATTGTGTAGATTGATGGAACATTTGTTTCAATGTTTACAGTAATGTTTTCGTCAGATCCAACTTCCACATCCGCTACAGATATGGTTGGATTGGCCTTTTTCACTTCAAAATCAATAATGGAATATGTGGATTCGAAAGCTTCGTCATTATATAATGCTACAAGAGTGTATTTTCCTGCATCTAATTTCAATGACTCAAGTTCTTCTTTTGTATAATATACTCCATTCAATTGGTAGGTTATTGTACCAATAGCATTTGCAGGTAGTGTTTCAGTGACTTTTATGGTTTCACCATATGTGATATTGTCAACGGAAACATTCAAATCAAAGCTTGCACTGTTGACTTTGAACATTTTAGTAATGCTGTCCATATGATATGCATTTTCATTGTAATCTAAAATACCGTTTAAAACAGCATGATATTTGCCCGGATTCAATATGTCTGTATTATAGGTGAATGCATTGTCTTTGATTTCCACAGTGACGTTTTCACCAGCGACTGTTAAATTGGCTGCAGCATAGATATTAGCACCAATATCTGCTGTACCGCTGATTATTGAGCTTTCACCGTATTTAACATTCAATGCTTTTAATTCAACATTTTTAACATCAAAAATAGTATCATGAGCTACGGTAAATCCATTGCTGTAAATATTTCTGTATTCACCGGTGTTATTTGCAAGAACACAACCGTCAATGAATGCTGTAACTTTAGGAGATGTTGCAATAGCTCCAATTTTTGCATCGTTGTTCATAATGAGACTGTTGTCAATAAATAACCTGAGCTTTTCATTATTAGGGTTTTTCATTAAAATAACAGAACCCATTTTACCTTTATTGTTATTGAAAGTACAGGTGTCGATGTTTGCGTTTGAAATTCCGTCAAGGCATATGACTCCACCATTAACCTCCTTGTTGGAGTTGCTTTCAAAGTTGGATGCGTCAATATTAAATGTTACTTCAGCATCGTTTGCATTAACATATATTACTCCACCTTCAAGTTCTGCATCTTCGCCCATCTCATTTTTGATGTCGTTTTTATTGAAATTGGATAATGAGACACTCACGAATATGGAGTTATTGCCGACATATATTGCAGATCCTTTAACGGCAGTGTTCTGTTCAAAGTCACATGAAGCAACTGCTGGTTCAATTTGAATTAAGTTTTGGATGTGCACTGCTCCACCTTCACGTGCAGTGTTATTAATGAATTTGGAAGATGCTATTGAAACATCACTATAACCTAATGATGTGACTGCTGCAGTGCTTGCTTTTAACGGTGCGACATTGTTAATGAAACTACAATTATCAATATCTAATGACTCTCCGTCACTGAATATTGCTGCTCCACCATTTTCAGCAAATGATGTCTTTGTAATCTTATTGTCTGTAAAGTTACATGAATTTACTGTAAGATATCCGTGATTGACTATAGCTCCATAATTGGTGTTTCTGTTGTTGATTCCTCTGAAGGTTATTCCAGATATAGTGACTTCAGCGGTTTCCTGAACTATAATGAAATTGCCATCATGACCTTGAGCATCAAAGACTGCACCTTCCAATGCAATGAGGTCTAAAGTCTTATTGGATATTACAATACCTGTGTCTTTATAAATTCCGTTTTTAATGTAGATAGTATCATCTTCACCGGAATTTGCCACAGCTTCAGTTAATGTATCATATTCAACATTTGTGCTTAATACAAGGAAGTTGCTGTATGTTTTGCTTACTGTAAATGTTGTGAAATTCAATGCAAGAGTGAAGTTTTCATCACTACTGCGCATACCAATGGCAGTATAATTGCCTAAATCAAGGCCAGTCAATTGTACGCTACCTTTACCGTCTACAACTTCAACCTGATATCTTGTGTTTCCAATGAAAATTGTGAAAGTTTTATCCCAATTTGCATAAACATTTAAAACAGGTATTTCAGGCAGTAATACATTGTTTACTTCAAGTCTCATTAATATTTTAGCTTGTTCAATTAATATTTTTGCATATGGGTAATTATCCAAATAGAATTGGTTTCCATTTGCATCAGGATAATAATTATGGTGATAGTAATAATCATTACTGTCCTCTTGGTTATACATTCCAGACATTTCTAATTCATGTGATCCTCCAGGCAGTACTCCCAAACTCATATTAAATTTATTATCTACAATAGTAACTGCATCACCAAAAATATCTTCATCGTCGATAGTTCCTGATAAAAGGGTATAATTGTTATTCAAATTGGATCCCCAATCAAAAATACCATCAAAGATATATTCAACACCATAGACGCTGTCTTTTACATTTATTGTTAAGTTCAAATCAAATTCATTATCTTCTAAATTGACTTTTCTTGTGATTGATTCAGAGTATATGTTTCTGTAAGTGGTTGCAACATTGGTATCGAAAACACATTCAGTAATATTTATGAGACTGTCTGCGAGGTCAGTTATATAAATAGCACCTCCAATTTCAGCAATATTTTCCATAAATAAGGTGTCATGAACCTCAAGATTACTTGCATATATTGCTCCACCTTCACCAGTAGCCACATTAGTGGTAAATTCTGAACTGGTAATATTTAATTTTGAAGAGGAATCTGCATTGATTGCTCCACCATTAATACCCTGATTGGAATCGAAAGTACAATCATATATGTTTGCAATAGTGTTTTTCAAGAGTGTTTGGCCATTTGATTCAAAAGTAGATCCATAAAGTCCTAAATTTGAATTTTCAGCATTAATAGGAGTTCCAGGTCCATCTTCGAAATTGAAAGTGTTGTTAAATACACAATCTGTAATTGTACATTCCAAAGCAGTATTGAATTTTAATGCCGCATCTATAAATTTACCGATAACAGTTATATCTTCCATGTCTAGTTGCCCATTAGCCCCTACAGAAAACAAATAATTTTGAGCGTCTGATGAAAAAATGACATCTTCAGCTAATCCTGTAATATCTAATTTAGGGCTGATTGTAACATTTTTATTTACAATATCCACATTAAAATTATTACTTCCAGTCCAGGTTCCGCCTTCAACAGCAATATCACCAGTTCCACCAAATGGAATCGCGTTTACTGCGTCTTTTAAAGTTTCAAATACTTTAACATCTTCACCCATAGTCAAGACAAAATTAGGTTCTACAATTGTAAAAGTATTTCCAGGATATGAGTATCTTTTTTCCCATTCTTTTGTCATGTAAACTGTATAAGTTCCAGCGTCCAAGTCATCGAAAGTTGCAGGATTGAGATTATCGCAAAGTAACCTTTTATACTCTTCACCATTTAAATATAAAACAGCATAGTTTACATCATCCTCAACCTCAGGAGATATTGTCACTGATTTGGTTACACCCTCTACATCAATATCAAGGGAACCATGTCCTTTAAATCTACAATCATTAAACACCCAACTTCCAGGATTGTCGCTACCGTGTTCATATCCAAAATCGTTTTCATCGTCACCTACTTTATTACCTTCAAAAGTACAATTATTAAGTTCAACACTACCTGTGTTCTCACAGGAGATAGCTCCACCAGCGGATTTTGCTTTATTATTTGTGAATTGACAATTGTTGGCTACAAATGTACCTCCCCCGTACACACTTACGGCTCCACCATAACGGTCTGCATAATTATCAGTCAGTATACAATAGTTCAATGTCAATTGTCCTTTAACTTCAAAAGCACCACCATCATATGATGCTTTTCCCTTTGTGAAAGATATGTGATTGAAAGTTAATTTGGCATTAGAACCAACAATATAGAGGTAGGTATTTATTTTCTCACCACTAAAAATAACCTGATCACCTTCAAAAGGTTGTATAGTTATTGTTGCTTTCTTGTCAAAATCAATTTCGATGTCTCCATCGCTGGTTGGATCATCATCCTCGGTGTATGTACCTGCCGAAACTTTTATTGTTCCTACTGTACTGTCACTACTTGCAATAGCATTCATGGCAGTCATCAAATCTTCGTACCATTTATCTCCTTCTACCCAGTAAAAACAGTTTGTGTCGGCTTTAAGCACATCATCGTTTGAAGCAGAAAGCACTTCTCCTTTTGCATTAGAAGCTGCTTTCACCTCTTTCTGTTTCGATACTTCATATTGAGTATCACTTGCACTAATTTCTTCAACGTCATTGACACTTTCACTCTGATAAACTGGAGTGGAATTGTCTTCTTGCTCATAAGCAATTGACGTCATTTCAATATCTGTATCGCTAACATCCTCAAGCAATGTTTCATTTGTATCAGCCGCTGAAATTGCACCAATACTCATGATCATTACAAGAGATATAATCAGCAATACCCCCATCTTATTTATCTTCATTTTCAAAATACCTCGTATTTAAATAAAGTATATGAACAGAACGAATGTTCTGTTATCTGAATGCGTTTTAGACATCATATATCCTTTATTATGATATAATCTTTATTTTTAACTAATATATATGAATTACTATCCAAAGTCAACTGTATAGCTAAAAAAATTTTGCAATTTTTTATATTTTTAACACAACATATATAAAAAAGACCAAATATAATTAAAAAAAAGGTATAAAATTAGAAAAATTAAAAATAAAATTAAATATATATAAAAAAATTTATTAGATGAATTATATACAAAAAACAATGCAAAAACATAGTTATTTCAACAGCCAAAATCTGAAAAATACATAATTCATTCCAAAAAAATTGAAGCAATCCTTCAATTTAAGTTGAAATCAAAATTCGACTAATTTTATTGTATAATTTTTCAAATATATATTTAGCCATATCTGCTTTTTTCTTGATTTATAAACTTTTTGTTGTTTTAATGAGAAAAACCAAGAATTTAATTAGTATTTTTCAATATAGCTGAACTTCCACCATTCATATCAATTTTTATTATAACAGAACGTTCGTTATCCACATTATTTAATAAGTAAAAAAAATAAACTATTATATGTATGAACACAAAAGAATTAATTTTAGAAACGACTTTAAAATTAATGATAGAAAATCATGACTCAATTATTTCAATTAGACAAATTAGTAACGCATCAGGAATTGCTATCGGTGGAATATACCACCATTTTTCAAATAAAGAAGAGATATATAATGAAATTATTGAAAAATATTATATAAACTATTATAAATTTGATATTGACCAACTAAGGCAGATAAAGGGAAATGCAAAAGAGAAAATCCACAATGTCATGGCTGAAATTTTCAAGCAAAAAGAAACCGGAATCCCCATTGAATCGATTGATGATGAAATAGACTACAGATCCGTATTGCTGGTTTTGAGTGGAAATGGATTTGCTTATGAAAAAACTATGGAGCTTAGCCAAAGTCTCATAAAAGAATCAAGGGAATTTTTAACAGAAATTATTAGGGAAGGTCAAGAAAATAGGGAAATCCGCCAGGACTTCTCAGCCGAAGACATTGCAGAATCATTAATTATCATGTATATGGGAATTCAATATAGATGGGAAGTACATTTAATTGAGGATATGACCCCTACCTTTGAAGATAATTTTAATTTGGAATGGGAAAAGATAAGATTCAGAGAATAATTAATTAACATGAAAAGTGGTTATATGAATACTAAAGACATGATTCTTGAAAAAACGCTGAAATTAATATTGGATAAAGGGACAATTGATATTTCAATTAGTGAAATCCGAAATTGTACCGGACTGACAACCGGCGGCATTTATTATCATTTTTCAGATAAAAGCGACATATTTGAAGAAATTTTACAAAAGTATATGGTGGATTACATTAAAGTCGATTTTGATAAAATCATCCTTGAAGGCTCATCAAAGAACAGAATCCATGATACACTGTTTCATATTTTACACCACTACATAAATGGCGTGGAAATTGAAAGCATCAACGAAAAAATCAATTACAGCAGCATAGTACTTCTTTTAACCTCAGTGGGATATGCCCATGATAGAGTTAATCAGATAATTTCACAGACAGGAAACGATGTTAAAATGTTTTTAACCGACCTTGTCGAAGAGGGCAAAAGGCAAAATGAAATCAGACAGGACTTCCCAACTGAAAACATTGTGGAATCATTGTATACCCTGTATATGGGAATTCAATATCACTGGTTAGCTTTCCCGGATTATGATGTTGAATTGATGTTTGAGAAAAACTTTGAAATGACTTGGCAGGTCATCGAATGCCAATGAAACTGTTTTTCCCACTCTCTTATTTTTAAAGAAATATTTATTTCTCCTTTAGAAAAAGGAGAAAATTAACAAAATAATTTAATTGAATTTTTCAAAAACGATACCTGCTCCCACATAGGATATCTCAAACAGGATAAAGCAGACAAATATCCAGATATCAAATACGCCGCAAAGGGCAAGCAGTAACACTACAACCTTCATCACAAAGCGGTATTCAAAAAATAAATTTAAAAACCTGTCATCGGTCTTTTTTGGAATTAGCTCATGACCTATTTCATCACTTATCATACCTAAAATACAAATCAGCAGAATAACCAATCCCAAGTTAGGAATTCCCGCAATCAGAAGTATTGCTAAAAAAACAATCAGAGTGATTATATGATGAAGCCCGTCCACCTTTAAAACTATGAGATTGCCTATCAGTATGGAAATGAAAAGGTATGCCGCTTCGCTACTGTAAATTGAAGCCAAAGCAGATGCAATAGCGCATATGATTCCCAACAGTGCTGAAAAAGTCAACTCATGGTTTACATCATACAGATCATCGGAATATTTCATGAAAAATCCGGAAATAATAAAAAGAATACCAAGAACAATATAATTCATCCAATCACATCCATTAAAACATTAGGGATTTTCTACAATGTCGTCATTCAGATAAACAACTGATGCGACACAAGATGCGATGTTTTTAACCTGAGTAGTGCAAGGTTCAACAATCAGATTCTTAATTTCGACATTCCTTTTTTCCATCATGTATCTGACCATATATTCTGCTTCTTCAATCAGGTCTTTTGAATCCTTATTTATTCCACTAGTTTCAACAACACAACCCAATTCATCTCCGATAGCAACAGCCACAACCACAGTTAGAACATCTCCGGGATTGTCTGATGTAAGTTCTGACAATACACAGTTTACCATTGACCCTGCCTTAAGTTTTGGCAAATCACATATCTCGGCATTGCCTGCAAGCATGCTGGACACTTTAATCAGGTTCACGTCCCCTATTCCGGCATCGCTCAAAGCATTGTCAAAAGCATTTAATTTTGTTGGTCCTTCATCTTTTCCAGATACAATCGCTATTCTCATTTTATCACTTATTATTAACTCTCCAAATAATTTTAAATAATATTCAGTTTTTTAAGTTTAAAATTTCTAATTATTCTTTATTTTTAATTTAAAAGAATAAAATCAATATATTAACTGAAACAATATATCAATATATTTAATATTAAAATAAAAGTTACATTTTAATGTATGAAGTTAAAATAATATAAACTTATCCACCATATTTAAAAATGATTAATTTCCATCAATTAATAATTATCCATAATCGGCAGATATTAGGGCAATATCCTCAGTTATAAAAATAAAAAAAAGAGTAAAAAAAAGGAAGAAAAATTACATTAATCTTCCGACACCAGTAATTTCAATACTGGCTACACCAGGAATGTCTGAAACCATTGCTTCAACAGGTTCAGATCCACCTTCACCATCATCGGTGATGAAACTTAAGATAATAGCCACTAAACCAAATGCAATTGGTTCTTCAGCAATTTCGTGGATTTCTGCGCCTTCTGGCATTGAATTTTTAATAGTTTCTTTGATAGCTTCTAAGTCTTCTTCTGGACTGTCTGGCATAATTTTCATTGTAGTTAAAACTTCACCCATTCTAATTCCTCCATTCAAGTTTATGGTCCTTCAAAACCACATTCACATTTGTAACCGTGACCGAAAGTACGGCATTTTTCACATCTTGCAATTTTTGCTCCACATTCTGGACATTCGAATTCAACGAAAGTTCCAGTTAATGGAATTTCTTGTTTACAACTTACACATTCTACTTTTTTCATTCTAATCACCTGTTATTTGTGTGTAATCGAAGTTATAATCATTTATATTATCATCTATTAAAGATAAAACCCTTTCAGGGTACTTCCCATTCACAACATAACAATTAGTCCCATACCTTAATAAAAGAGACGGTAACATTACATCAATCGACGACTCCTGAAAAGTTAGTAATGTTTTTGCATCGATTTTACTTATGAATGTTGAACCTGGCTCTTTCGGTTCTTGGGTATATATACCATTTACATTTGTTACTATTAAAAGGTTTGCATTCAGGAGGTGCGCAACATATGCCGAAATCGAATCAGAGGTCACATCCCAACTGCATTCGAATGGATCATTTTCCCTTAAAAACTGAGAAACAACAAATATGGGAGTGAAACCCTCATCTGAAATTTTTTCAACATCCTCAATCGAATATGAGAGCTTGCATGAGTCAACCTTATCGCAAACGAGTTTGGCGATTATATCCATGCAATCGATGGCCGTCCAGTGATTGGCTTCGTCTGAAAAGTTGATCTCATCATCATATCTGCGAATAAGATTGGCGAATTCCCCTCCTCCGAAAATAATCACCGAATTTGTGTTTTCTAGACGTTTTGCAAGTTCAATTGCATATTTTGGAAATAGGCTTCCCCCAATCTTTACAACCTGTTTTATGATAATAATCACACCACTGTTTAATTAAAATAACGATTCATTAAATGATAGTTTAACTATAAAAGTTTTAAATCCCCAGTCACTTCGTCAAGGATTTCATCTTCATCAGGTCCCAACGCCAAAACTGTAACGCTTGATGTAGGTATCTGTGTCCTTCCGGCATCAACTACCAAATAATTGGCAATGCCCTTTTCATCAGCCAGTTTTTTAAGAGCTGTAAGCTCCTCCAATGTCTTTACCTTTAAAACCACCTTGGCATATGCCTCATTTTCCCATTTTCTGATCTTGTCAGCAGGTGATTTCTTATATGCACCTATTGCACCATGGCAGCACTGAGCCGCAATCTTTCCCTTGCGCATCTTCAAATCAGTTCTAACTATCATTACCTGTTTCATAATATCCCAAAAAATTGTTTAAAAAAATAATTTAAGGCATCTGCAATGCAGATTACCTTATCTATAATTTAAAGTATATCACAACAATTGCCGCAATAACAATGAATACTGCCACTACCATCCAGAGAACTCCAAACAACGGATTGCTGTTATCTTGAGTAGGAACTGAGAGATTGGTATTATTAGCAGTATGGTTTGTCACATTAGCGGTTTGATTTGCAGTTGTGTTTACAGG encodes the following:
- a CDS encoding Ig-like domain repeat protein, with the translated sequence MKINKMGVLLIISLVMIMSIGAISAADTNETLLEDVSDTDIEMTSIAYEQEDNSTPVYQSESVNDVEEISASDTQYEVSKQKEVKAASNAKGEVLSASNDDVLKADTNCFYWVEGDKWYEDLMTAMNAIASSDSTVGTIKVSAGTYTEDDDPTSDGDIEIDFDKKATITIQPFEGDQVIFSGEKINTYLYIVGSNAKLTFNHISFTKGKASYDGGAFEVKGQLTLNYCILTDNYADRYGGAVSVYGGGTFVANNCQFTNNKAKSAGGAISCENTGSVELNNCTFEGNKVGDDENDFGYEHGSDNPGSWVFNDCRFKGHGSLDIDVEGVTKSVTISPEVEDDVNYAVLYLNGEEYKRLLCDNLNPATFDDLDAGTYTVYMTKEWEKRYSYPGNTFTIVEPNFVLTMGEDVKVFETLKDAVNAIPFGGTGDIAVEGGTWTGSNNFNVDIVNKNVTISPKLDITGLAEDVIFSSDAQNYLFSVGANGQLDMEDITVIGKFIDAALKFNTALECTITDCVFNNTFNFEDGPGTPINAENSNLGLYGSTFESNGQTLLKNTIANIYDCTFDSNQGINGGAINADSSSKLNITSSEFTTNVATGEGGAIYASNLEVHDTLFMENIAEIGGAIYITDLADSLINITECVFDTNVATTYRNIYSESITRKVNLEDNEFDLNLTINVKDSVYGVEYIFDGIFDWGSNLNNNYTLLSGTIDDEDIFGDAVTIVDNKFNMSLGVLPGGSHELEMSGMYNQEDSNDYYYHHNYYPDANGNQFYLDNYPYAKILIEQAKILMRLEVNNVLLPEIPVLNVYANWDKTFTIFIGNTRYQVEVVDGKGSVQLTGLDLGNYTAIGMRSSDENFTLALNFTTFTVSKTYSNFLVLSTNVEYDTLTEAVANSGEDDTIYIKNGIYKDTGIVISNKTLDLIALEGAVFDAQGHDGNFIIVQETAEVTISGITFRGINNRNTNYGAIVNHGYLTVNSCNFTDNKITKTSFAENGGAAIFSDGESLDIDNCSFINNVAPLKASTAAVTSLGYSDVSIASSKFINNTAREGGAVHIQNLIQIEPAVASCDFEQNTAVKGSAIYVGNNSIFVSVSLSNFNKNDIKNEMGEDAELEGGVIYVNANDAEVTFNIDASNFESNSNKEVNGGVICLDGISNANIDTCTFNNNKGKMGSVILMKNPNNEKLRLFIDNSLIMNNDAKIGAIATSPKVTAFIDGCVLANNTGEYRNIYSNGFTVAHDTIFDVKNVELKALNVKYGESSIISGTADIGANIYAAANLTVAGENVTVEIKDNAFTYNTDILNPGKYHAVLNGILDYNENAYHMDSITKMFKVNSASFDLNVSVDNITYGETIKVTETLPANAIGTITYQLNGVYYTKEELESLKLDAGKYTLVALYNDEAFESTYSIIDFEVKKANPTISVADVEVGSDENITVNIETNVPSIYTIEIGDYKLITLINGSKSIDVDKTFAPGTYTIKVTSQERVNYLSGSVEATLTVNGASLGTTNNVLGQSVVTSSSGSQSPIDEIIINEENFNNLEMSSQNDLLIATNNDIIRDEDSLFDDYEETGNFIYQEDEDDDDPQYFDTLEEAIDEASLFGGIITVRGGTYKGYGFCGIDIEGELEITIRAYGDEEVIFDCEGEDYFLHLTYDTEVEWIETVPPIPVPYNTEGPTITLENITVINGYNSEGGAIELVAGTLTMTNCNFYNNTAEDYGGAICIGSMNSDQDATLIALNCTFIDNFAGEEGGAIYIEADLEQYSSATFGFCTFLDNFQGEGENRKMNYFAGPEIEEITAQYCVFNGTGEIYNVIIDKINQTVTINGTATDSFDSVILMYFDQAPLYTMYNNGSFNFYITFEEVLGGNYTVGLMNDHNFNTYLFGYKFEMINANFIISEDEVYENLTDAIDAVAENGIIYANHNYHIEENMEIEIRKSFTLKNFRDRIVIFDGNSTNWFFTVAEGCNVVFEGINFTDGSIKTNAAFENNGNLTFKNCIFTDFETEAIIYNAGFLNISGCEFSDNVINNAIVLNEGELSVDSTVFAGNIINANSVIFNNGNADVISTNFTENINYGNGGAIYSSGSLNIKDSVFRENEGINGGAVYSTGILQVINSTFEDNTANGYGGAIYNENELEVFNSTFTGDYAENDGGAIYNNNIAIVNNSTFVANTANGKGGAIYNNKTLKLTESIFGINAADEFANIYNAGDIQFSKNVFDFYDVILHIPDGEYGVPVIITGTLDPQFNMDLQLVLPGFVNHTDATVDITEGIFEYNVGVMPKGIYDVILNEIIYDSNGNIYYGEAVIDRLIVHKANVYINLTVEDIVLRDALVAAPVLKVNASQDGIIHLLFNNKFLTINITDGYGEITLESVGEGNYTVFAVREGDENYNDAVNTTTFKITDYEGNFIVNSTGHKFDSLREAINDAADEDIIYVNEGNYTGADNLNLTISGKKLTIAPLGVVVFDANSTELYFLTIDETSDVTLEDIVITGFNTDDSVIDNLGNLTVNGCTFVNNNLCEKLIGSYGNLTIVESEFYDNVLSAYLIYVASSGNLIVNESTFENNTVDNVGNLISIDFANSAKIISNEFVDNMVSGNIISVNLCNDALINSVFANNTQGNNVISADRNSNLLVENSVFTDNELSNIIFSTNNNQTISGCTFVDNTVENVVYSEDNNLSVLGSTFTANTLSGNGALNIQSNVSATVDGCVFTDNNADSYRNIYSVSSDVKITNTVFDAINVDFTVNDIDYGQNETIEGTIDIGTNLNFTVNLKVDSKTYSVNVTDNKFTHKLTRPSAGDHTVVLNTEDSNSNSYIFDKITKIFTVNQIEQLLNVTIKDINYGEKLNVTIIANKPNNVVFELNGKTYTNETLQNLILAAGDYLIVAKSSGDKNYLPATAFVHVKVHKAVPNITVSNVSVKYGEEIKVDVSVSIPDYYTVFIGDKSVSLYVNDKATFTFNGTDFKPDTHEIRAYVFETDNYTEASANATLTVNKSDAFFRLSNVVIGYGENATITVTAPVNASGNITYTIRDSEGNLVLNITQSCLEDLVVPNLKLGTYTVTGTYSGDDYYTKESRVNSSTITVIRGEPTIEIDLGNITGNTPEITVRLPVDATGNVTLLVNGQVIQVVNVTNGSAVVKVRDLKPGNNTVTVVYSGDGNYTQANKSVVIKSNASIISSDMTRGYNSGLDYTANLYDAGGSPLANTNVAIKVGTTTYTVKTDANGVLKFNKKLAVGNYGVVIINPVTGEYKLNNLKIVKRITGNKNVNIFFADGSKYKVRIVGDDGKYVGAGQVVKMRVAGKNYFVKTDKKGYATLKLRLSAKTYNIAVSYKGFATKNKVKVKSVVKPVKKTVKVKKTAKKLKIKVKLKGKKVLKKKKVYMKFKGKTYKAKTNSKGIATFKVPKKVIKKLKKGKKYTAKFTYKVKANGKTLKNIAKCKVYVRR
- a CDS encoding TetR/AcrR family transcriptional regulator; the encoded protein is MNTKDMILEKTLKLILDKGTIDISISEIRNCTGLTTGGIYYHFSDKSDIFEEILQKYMVDYIKVDFDKIILEGSSKNRIHDTLFHILHHYINGVEIESINEKINYSSIVLLLTSVGYAHDRVNQIISQTGNDVKMFLTDLVEEGKRQNEIRQDFPTENIVESLYTLYMGIQYHWLAFPDYDVELMFEKNFEMTWQVIECQ
- a CDS encoding TetR/AcrR family transcriptional regulator, whose protein sequence is MNTKELILETTLKLMIENHDSIISIRQISNASGIAIGGIYHHFSNKEEIYNEIIEKYYINYYKFDIDQLRQIKGNAKEKIHNVMAEIFKQKETGIPIESIDDEIDYRSVLLVLSGNGFAYEKTMELSQSLIKESREFLTEIIREGQENREIRQDFSAEDIAESLIIMYMGIQYRWEVHLIEDMTPTFEDNFNLEWEKIRFRE
- a CDS encoding pyruvoyl-dependent arginine decarboxylase; this encodes MRIAIVSGKDEGPTKLNAFDNALSDAGIGDVNLIKVSSMLAGNAEICDLPKLKAGSMVNCVLSELTSDNPGDVLTVVVAVAIGDELGCVVETSGINKDSKDLIEEAEYMVRYMMEKRNVEIKNLIVEPCTTQVKNIASCVASVVYLNDDIVENP